A region from the Alnus glutinosa chromosome 5, dhAlnGlut1.1, whole genome shotgun sequence genome encodes:
- the LOC133868778 gene encoding leucine--tRNA ligase, chloroplastic/mitochondrial, which translates to MNTNLLTHLQVQALPPRSHAFLVPAQRIGSRKFTTKRRAFCLQLCNKNFGYGSGIRSSVTRGVDEVEEEDGQKEKQPVAKRAYPFHKIEPKWQRYWEENRTFRTPDEIDTSKPKFYVLDMFPYPSGAGLHVGHPLGYTATDILARFKRMQGYNVLHPMGWDAFGLPAEQYAIETGTHPKITTLRNINRFRSQLKSLGFSYDWDREISTTEPNYYKWTQWIFLQLLKRGLAYQAEVPVNWCPALGTVLANEEVVDGVSERGGHPVIRKPMRQWMLKITAYADRLLEDLDDLDWPESVKEMQRNWIGRSEGAEMEFCVLDSDGREREIKVTVFTTRPDTIFGATYLVVAPEHCLLSSLVSTAQSKYVEEYKDLASRKSDLERTELQKEKTGVFTGCYARNPANGEAIPIWVADYVLGSYGTGAIMAVPGHDTRDHEFALKYDIPIRCVVAPDDKSLSDSGKAFSGQGTIINSSNSTLGLDINGLCSKEAASKVIEWVEKTGNGKKKVNYKLRDWLFARQRYWGEPIPVIFLDGTGETVPLLETELPLTLPELDDFTPTGTGEPPLSKAVSWVKTTDPSSGKAAKRETSTMPQWAGSCWYYLRFMDPNNSKELVDKEKERYWSPVDVYVGGAEHAVLHLLYSRFWHKVLYDIGVVSTKEPFQCVINQGLILGEVQYMAFRDLEGNFISAEFADMLGESNQERIPEEKVVKSGDSFVLKENPKIRLLARAHKMSKSRGNVVNPDDVVSEYGADSLRLYEMFMGPLRDSKTWNTSGIEGVHRFLGRTWRLIVGSPSPDGTFKDGTVAVDEEPTLEQLRSLHRCIAKVTEEIEGTRFNTGISAMMEFLNAAYKWDKHPRLIIEAFVLLLSPYAPHMAEELWLRLGHSTSLTYEPLPKANPDYLRDSTIVLPVQINGKTRGTIQVEEACTEEDAFKLASEDEKLSKYLVGKSIKKKIYVPGKILNVILDRQNVEVGVR; encoded by the exons ATGAACACGAATTTGCTGACTCACTTACAAGTCCAAGCGCTTCCACCACGCTCACATGCATTCCTCGTTCCCGCACAAAGAATTGGGTCTCGGAAATTCACCACTAAGAGACGCGCTTTTTGTCTCCAACTGTGTAACAAGAACTTCGGTTATGGGAGTGGTATCAGAAGCTCGGTCACTAGGGGAGTCGACGaagtggaagaagaagatgggcAGAAGGAGAAGCAGCCAGTGGCGAAGAGGGCTTACCCTTTTCACAAAATCGAGCCCAAATGGCAGCGCTATTGGGAGGAGAATCGCACTTTTCGAACCCCAGATGAAATTGATACTTCCAAGCCAAAATTCTATGTCCTCGACATGTTCCCCTATCCCag TGGAGCTGGGCTACATGTTGGCCATCCGCTGGGTTATACCGCCACTGACATCCTCGCTAGATTCAAACGCATGCAGGGCTACAATGTCTTGCACCCAATGGGATGGGATGCATTTGGATTGCCTGCAGAGCAGTATGCAATTGAG ACTGGAACTCACCCCAAAATTACGACATTGAGAAACATCAACCGCTTTCGTTCCCAG CTTAAATCATTAGGCTTTTCATATGACTGGGATCGTGAAATTTCTACAACAGAAccaaattattataaatggacACAGTGGATCTTTCTTCAGCTGTTAAAGAGAGGGTTGGCATATCAG GCTGAAGTTCCAGTCAATTGGTGTCCTGCTCTTGGCACTGTCTTAGCAAATGAGGAGGTGGTAGACGGTGTGAGTGAGCGGGGGGGTCACCCAGTTATAAGAAAG CCAATGAGGCAATGGATGCTCAAGATTACTGCATATGCTGATCGTCTTCTTGAAGATTTAGATGACCTAGACTGGCCTGAAAGTGTCAAGGAAATGCAAAGAAACTGGATAGGGAGGTCTGAAGGGGCTGAGATGGAATTTTGTGTTCTTGACAGTGATGGACGGGAAAGAGAGATAAAAGTTACAGTTTTTACTACCAGGCCTGATACCATCTTTGGAGCGAC CTACTTAGTTGTGGCACCAGAGCATTGTTTGTTGTCATCATTGGTATCCACAGCCCAGAGCAAATAC GTGGAGGAATATAAAGATCTTGCCTCAAGGAAGAGTGACCTTGAGAGGACTGAGCTTCAGAAGGAAAAAACTGGGGTCTTTACTGGTTGCTATGCCCGAAATCCAGCTAATGGGGAAGCTATCCCTATATGGGTTGCTGATTATGTCCTTGGAAG TTATGGAACAGGAGCAATTATGGCTGTTCCTGGACATGACACTCGTGACCATGAGTTTGCTTTGAAGTATGATATCCCGATCCGTTGCGTTGTGGCACCAGATGACAAAAGTCTCAGTGATTCTGGAAAGGCTTTTTCGGGTCAAGGCACAATTATAAATTCATCAAATTCAACTTTGGGGCTTGACATTAATGGCTTGTGCAGCAAAGAAGCTGCTTCAAAAGTGATTGAGTGGGTTGAGAAAACTGGAAATGGGAAGAAAAAG GTGAACTACAAGTTGAGGGACTGGCTTTTTGCTCGTCAACGTTATTGGGGGGAGCCTATCCCAGTAATTTTTTTGGATGGAACTGGTGAGACTGTTCCACTTCTTGAAACCGAACTGCCTCTTACCCTACCAGAATTGGATGATTTTACACCCACTGGGACAGGGGAACCGCCACTATCAAAAGCAGTGTCTTGG GTTAAAACTACAGATCCTTCATCTGGAAAAGCAGCTAAACGAGAGACAAGCACCATGCCACAGTGGGCTGGTTCTTGTTG GTACTATTTGAGATTTATGGATCCAAATAATTCCAAAGAATTAGttgataaggaaaaagaaag GTATTGGAGCCCTGTTGATGTGTACGTTGGTGGTGCTGAACATGCTGTTCTTCATTTACTTTATTCCAGGTTCTGGCACAAG GTTCTCTATGACATTGGTGTTGTGTCCACCAAGGAACCCTTTCAATGTGTCATAAACCAGGGTCTCATCCTTGGAGAA GTTCAATATATGGCTTTCCGTGATTTGGAAGGGAACTTTATATCTGCAGAGTTTGCTGATATGTTGGGTGAAAGTAACCAAGAAAGAATTCCTGAGGAGAAA GTTGTGAAATCTGGGGATTCTTTTGTActgaaagaaaatccaaaaattcGTTTGCTGGCTCGTGCTCACAAAATGAGTAAAAGTAGGGGAAACGTTGTGAATCCTGATGACGTTGTTTCTGAGTATGGTGCAGATTCTCTTCGCTTATATGAAATGTTCATGGGACCACTTAG AGACTCAAAAACTTGGAATACTAGTGGTATTGAAGGCGTCCATCGATTTTTAGGAAGAACTTGGAGACTAATTGTTGGTTCACCTTCACCTGATGGTACTTTCAAGGATGGTACAGTGGCTGTTGATGAGGAACCTACTTTGGAACAACTTCGTTCTCTCCATAGATGCATTGCTAAG GTAACAGAGGAAATTGAAGGGACACGGTTCAACACTGGAATTTCTGCAATGATGGAGTTCCTTAATGCAGCATATAAG TGGGATAAACATCCGAGATTAATTATTGAAGCCTTTGTATTGTTGCTTTCACCATATGCACCTCACATGGCAGAGGAGCTCTGGTTACGCCTAGGACACTCAACATCACTCACATATGAGCCTTTGCCCAAG GCCAACCCTGATTACTTGAGGGATTCCACTATCGTCTTACCAGTTCAGATCAATGGCAAGACAAGGGGTACGATCCAGGTCGAAGAAGCCTGTACAGAGGAGGATGCTTTCAAATTAGCGTCGGAGGACGAAAAACTGTCCAAATATTTGGTCGGGAAGtctatcaaaaagaaaatttatgtccctGGCAAGATCTTGAATGTTATCTTGGACCGTCAAAATGTCGAGGTTGGTGTCAGGTAG